In Rhizobium sp. N324, a single genomic region encodes these proteins:
- a CDS encoding alpha/beta hydrolase, whose translation MSVTRYLLILPLMAVIAYMAFVSLVYLSQRALLYPGAGVTPVPENTSWGETVHIKTPDGEMLQGLYSQGGSDKPCVLLFFGNGDRVDNYAFLARALAERSIGLLAISYRGYPGSTGSPSEHGLLTDGLAAFDWLSARAGSKIVVLGRSLGTGVAVNTAGQRPAAGVILVSPYLSVLSVAQTRYPFLPVELLLKDPFRSDLNIGKVNQPKLFLHGRLDDSIPLSSGQALYRIAPEPKRMLIYDGVGHNDILNDSMVGDVIRFVEALKGNAS comes from the coding sequence GTGAGCGTTACAAGGTACTTGTTGATCTTGCCGCTGATGGCCGTCATCGCCTACATGGCGTTCGTCAGTCTGGTCTATCTTTCTCAGCGCGCCCTGCTTTATCCCGGAGCCGGCGTCACGCCTGTTCCGGAGAACACAAGTTGGGGCGAGACGGTCCACATCAAGACGCCGGACGGAGAGATGCTTCAAGGATTGTACAGCCAGGGCGGCAGCGACAAGCCCTGCGTGCTCCTGTTTTTCGGAAACGGTGACCGCGTCGACAATTACGCGTTTCTCGCACGGGCGCTGGCCGAGCGGAGCATCGGATTGCTGGCGATTTCTTATCGCGGCTATCCCGGATCGACCGGCTCACCCAGTGAGCACGGGCTGCTGACAGATGGTCTCGCAGCGTTCGACTGGCTTTCGGCACGCGCCGGAAGCAAGATCGTTGTGCTGGGCCGGTCACTTGGCACCGGCGTCGCTGTGAATACGGCCGGGCAGCGGCCGGCTGCGGGCGTCATTCTCGTCTCTCCGTACCTGTCGGTTCTCTCGGTCGCGCAGACGCGTTATCCGTTCCTCCCGGTCGAGCTTCTCCTCAAGGATCCCTTTCGCTCGGACCTCAACATAGGCAAAGTAAATCAGCCGAAGTTGTTCCTTCATGGCCGGCTTGATGACAGCATCCCGCTTTCGTCGGGACAGGCGTTGTACCGCATCGCACCTGAGCCCAAGCGCATGTTGATTTATGATGGCGTGGGTCACAACGATATCTTGAACGATAGCATGGTCGGGGACGTGATCCGTTTTGTGGAAGCGTTGAAAGGAAACGCGTCCTAA
- a CDS encoding PhzF family phenazine biosynthesis protein, producing the protein MARSYSVYDVFTDRKLAGNPLAVIFDGDDLSDEAMQAITREINLSETVFVQPSSNPAYAAKLRIFTPGRELPFAGHPTVGTAVALAERAHGASTLDLVTVLEENVGPVRCAVRLREGEASFAEFDLPRKSQPAIMPLDKLGMADALSLKVTEIGFENHVPSVWSAGVPFLLIPVHDVGAAQRVEFDPQLWEKIVPFVEGALASAYVYCRGGVNHVAKFHARMFASGMGIVEDPATGSAAAALSGAIHHFDRLTDGHHPIMIEQGVEMGRPSFIHLHIDVDGGAISNARIGGQAVRLASGTLDL; encoded by the coding sequence GTGGCGCGAAGCTACAGCGTCTATGACGTGTTCACCGATCGAAAGCTTGCGGGCAACCCGCTGGCGGTGATCTTCGACGGAGACGATCTCAGCGACGAGGCGATGCAGGCGATCACCCGAGAGATTAATCTCTCCGAGACGGTGTTCGTGCAGCCTTCGAGCAATCCCGCCTATGCGGCGAAGCTCAGGATCTTCACGCCCGGGCGCGAGCTGCCGTTTGCCGGCCATCCGACGGTCGGCACGGCGGTAGCGCTGGCCGAGCGGGCGCATGGCGCGTCGACGCTCGATCTCGTGACGGTGCTTGAGGAAAATGTCGGGCCGGTGCGCTGCGCGGTGCGGCTGCGGGAGGGCGAGGCGAGTTTTGCCGAATTCGACCTGCCGCGGAAATCACAGCCGGCCATCATGCCGCTCGACAAGCTCGGCATGGCCGATGCGCTGTCGCTGAAGGTGACCGAGATCGGCTTCGAAAATCACGTGCCGTCGGTCTGGAGCGCCGGCGTTCCCTTCCTGCTCATTCCGGTGCACGATGTCGGAGCCGCGCAGCGGGTGGAATTCGATCCGCAGCTTTGGGAAAAGATCGTGCCCTTCGTCGAGGGTGCGCTTGCTTCGGCCTATGTCTATTGCCGCGGCGGCGTCAATCACGTGGCGAAGTTCCATGCGCGTATGTTTGCAAGCGGCATGGGGATCGTCGAAGATCCGGCCACCGGCTCGGCGGCGGCCGCACTTTCCGGCGCAATCCACCATTTCGACCGGCTGACGGACGGGCATCACCCGATCATGATCGAGCAGGGCGTCGAGATGGGCCGGCCATCCTTCATTCACCTGCATATCGATGTCGACGGCGGGGCGATCTCCAATGCCCGGATCGGCGGCCAGGCCGTGCGGCTGGCGAGCGGCACGCTCGACCTTTGA
- a CDS encoding endonuclease/exonuclease/phosphatase family protein: MSLRLATFNVENLLTRFDFTGFRNQLRQDRVIKLFDVSSEGVYQQLEQARVIAATDDTRQMTALAIADADADILCLQEIDNMAALQAFEYGYLFRMVGNGYRQKYLVEGNDSRGIDVAVLMREETRDGQKIEVKDVRSHAMTTYRDLDLFDEELALTNRIDDKIFKRDCLELDLLIGGRPFLLYVVHFKSMGNPRDGLDGRQSTMPIRRAEARAVRRIIEERFGAGHAGKKSFAICGDMNDYQERVDVIGRRRTGYRFEHHDESESALDVFSHDGFAENVVRRRAALDRWTLYHARGPQEQWLCQLDYLWLSPELAAHNAGRLPEIIRNGQPYRTVFPPGQEVERYPRTGWDRPKASDHCPVVMTLDLP; encoded by the coding sequence ATGTCGCTTCGCCTCGCCACCTTCAACGTCGAAAATCTGCTGACCCGATTCGATTTCACCGGCTTCCGCAACCAGCTGCGCCAGGACCGAGTCATCAAGCTTTTCGATGTGTCGAGCGAGGGCGTCTATCAGCAGCTCGAGCAGGCGCGGGTGATCGCCGCCACCGATGATACGAGACAGATGACCGCGCTGGCGATCGCCGATGCGGATGCCGATATCCTCTGCCTGCAGGAAATCGACAATATGGCCGCGCTTCAGGCCTTCGAATACGGCTATCTCTTCCGCATGGTCGGAAACGGCTATCGGCAGAAATATCTGGTCGAGGGCAATGACAGCCGCGGCATCGATGTCGCCGTGTTGATGCGCGAGGAAACCCGTGACGGCCAGAAGATCGAGGTCAAGGATGTCAGAAGCCATGCGATGACGACCTATCGCGATCTCGATCTCTTCGACGAGGAGCTGGCGCTCACCAACCGCATCGACGACAAGATCTTCAAGCGCGACTGCCTGGAACTCGATCTGCTGATCGGCGGCCGGCCGTTCCTGCTCTACGTCGTGCATTTCAAATCGATGGGCAATCCGCGCGACGGGCTGGACGGGCGGCAATCGACGATGCCGATCCGCCGCGCCGAGGCGCGCGCCGTGCGCCGCATTATCGAGGAACGCTTCGGCGCCGGTCACGCAGGCAAGAAAAGCTTCGCCATCTGCGGCGACATGAACGATTACCAGGAGCGCGTCGATGTCATCGGCCGACGCCGAACCGGCTATCGTTTCGAACATCACGACGAGAGCGAGAGCGCGCTCGATGTTTTCAGCCATGACGGCTTTGCCGAAAATGTAGTGCGCCGCCGCGCGGCCCTCGACCGCTGGACGCTCTATCATGCGCGCGGGCCGCAGGAGCAGTGGCTCTGCCAGCTCGATTATCTCTGGCTTTCGCCGGAGCTCGCCGCCCATAATGCCGGCCGCCTGCCGGAAATTATCCGCAACGGCCAACCCTACCGCACCGTCTTTCCGCCAGGCCAGGAGGTGGAGCGGTATCCACGCACTGGCTGGGACCGGCCGAAGGCATCCGATCACTGCCCCGTCGTCATGACACTGGATCTCCCCTGA
- a CDS encoding ABC transporter ATP-binding protein: MAQLILNRLAKDFGTGRAAVSDFSLDVREGGFLALLGPSGCGKTTVLRMIAGFETPSDGSIHLGERLLADAAQALPPDKRNMAMVFQSYALWPHMSVADNVGYPLKVRGISGEAYRAKIGEALSTVWLADYAERRPADLSGGQRQRVALARCLVTSPDVVLLDEPLANLDRHLKQEMEETFREFHQRSGATMIYVTHDQSEAMALATDVAVMSEGRLLQVAPPAEIYARPEGRIVGGLIGRGAILRLPVMGGERHLEWDELQDALEAANTDGADILVRPEDVIIGGEGTPAIVETVLFEGERYAVKLTLGNGQTLRAFSRVAVVPGEAVRVVIRVGWRL, from the coding sequence ATGGCGCAACTGATCCTCAACCGGCTGGCCAAGGATTTCGGCACCGGACGAGCGGCCGTCAGCGATTTCTCGCTCGATGTGCGCGAGGGCGGCTTCCTGGCGCTGCTCGGGCCTTCCGGTTGCGGCAAGACGACGGTACTGCGGATGATCGCCGGTTTCGAGACGCCCTCCGACGGCTCGATCCATCTCGGCGAGCGGCTACTGGCCGATGCCGCCCAGGCGCTGCCGCCTGACAAGCGCAACATGGCGATGGTGTTCCAATCCTATGCACTCTGGCCGCATATGAGTGTTGCCGACAATGTCGGATACCCCTTGAAGGTACGCGGCATTTCGGGCGAGGCTTACCGGGCGAAGATCGGCGAGGCGCTCTCCACCGTCTGGCTTGCCGATTACGCCGAGCGGCGTCCGGCCGACCTTTCCGGCGGCCAGCGCCAGCGCGTGGCGCTCGCCCGCTGCCTGGTGACATCGCCCGACGTTGTGCTGCTCGACGAGCCGCTCGCCAATCTCGACCGGCACCTGAAACAGGAGATGGAAGAAACCTTCCGCGAGTTCCACCAGCGCTCGGGCGCGACGATGATCTACGTCACCCATGACCAGAGCGAGGCGATGGCGCTCGCGACCGACGTCGCCGTCATGTCTGAAGGCCGCCTGCTGCAGGTGGCGCCGCCGGCCGAAATCTATGCCCGGCCGGAGGGCCGCATCGTCGGCGGCCTGATCGGACGCGGGGCGATCCTGAGGCTGCCGGTGATGGGCGGCGAACGCCATCTGGAGTGGGACGAACTGCAGGATGCGCTAGAGGCGGCCAATACCGATGGCGCCGATATTCTGGTGCGGCCGGAAGACGTGATTATCGGCGGCGAGGGGACTCCGGCAATTGTCGAAACCGTTCTCTTCGAAGGAGAACGTTATGCCGTCAAACTCACGCTTGGCAACGGCCAGACGCTGCGCGCCTTCAGCCGCGTTGCTGTCGTGCCCGGCGAGGCGGTGCGTGTCGTGATCCGCGTCGGCTGGCGGCTTTGA
- a CDS encoding ABC transporter permease, translating to MHGYVRTGNSQPAWLFPFVVITVLILSVLPLARLAMVGIAAFANGGVIDVLSAPSLWSATYYTIVTSVLGTMISLVIGCLFAFLLTLTDIRGKGPLSFFFVLPMMIPPQVTALAWVQMSGPSSPLLKALAIAPPLGSPQPLYSVGGIALLYGVQHAPLVYLALRAGLMTLPRDGVEAARLSGASSFRVFRDIILPLSLPGIIAGAAISFVSCTGNFGIPAILGIPASIFTLPTLIFTKFSAFTSRTFGDVAVLSAIIAMISVAGLMIQDRALRGRDYRVIGLSGASAAFELGAWRFLFTPVLWAILFFMLAAPFFALVAGALVPAYGVPLNFKTMSLHAFEEILFRQAVTRTAFVNSISLAGATAACLLVVTVLAAYMLTRRKDAASRIIASLIEIPYSLPGIVMAVAFILVFAAPIPLLHVSLYGTIWIILIAYFSSFFAVSLKPVVSAFHQLDPALEEAARLSGAGFFRRLFDIIVPLIAPAAGASVILVFLIACNELTISALLWSAGTQTLGVAIYNLDDSGSSDFASALSVLVVLMVVVMMLLLELLAKRLPKGVVPWRN from the coding sequence ATGCACGGCTATGTCAGAACCGGAAACAGCCAGCCCGCCTGGCTATTTCCCTTTGTCGTCATCACCGTCCTGATCCTCAGCGTGCTGCCGCTCGCCCGCCTCGCCATGGTCGGTATCGCGGCCTTCGCCAATGGCGGCGTGATCGATGTGCTGAGCGCGCCGTCGCTTTGGTCGGCGACCTACTACACCATCGTCACATCGGTTCTTGGCACAATGATCTCGCTCGTCATCGGCTGCCTCTTCGCCTTCCTGCTGACGCTGACCGATATTCGCGGCAAGGGCCCGCTCAGCTTCTTCTTCGTGCTGCCGATGATGATCCCGCCGCAGGTGACGGCGCTGGCCTGGGTACAGATGTCGGGGCCATCAAGCCCGCTACTGAAGGCGCTCGCAATCGCTCCGCCGCTCGGCTCGCCGCAGCCGCTCTATTCGGTCGGCGGGATCGCGCTGCTCTATGGCGTACAGCATGCGCCGCTGGTCTATCTTGCGCTTCGGGCCGGGCTGATGACGCTGCCACGCGATGGCGTCGAGGCCGCAAGGCTGTCCGGCGCCTCCAGCTTCCGGGTCTTCCGCGATATTATCCTGCCTCTGTCGCTGCCCGGCATCATCGCAGGCGCAGCGATTTCCTTCGTCTCCTGCACCGGCAATTTCGGCATTCCCGCCATTCTCGGCATTCCGGCCTCGATCTTCACATTGCCGACTCTGATCTTTACCAAGTTTTCCGCCTTCACCAGCCGCACCTTCGGTGATGTCGCCGTTCTGTCGGCAATCATCGCTATGATCTCGGTGGCTGGCTTGATGATCCAGGACCGGGCGCTCAGAGGCCGCGATTACCGCGTCATCGGGTTGTCGGGGGCGAGTGCCGCCTTCGAGCTCGGCGCCTGGCGGTTTCTCTTCACGCCGGTCCTCTGGGCAATCCTGTTCTTCATGCTCGCCGCGCCCTTCTTCGCGCTCGTCGCCGGCGCACTGGTTCCGGCCTACGGCGTGCCGCTCAACTTCAAGACCATGTCGCTGCATGCCTTCGAGGAGATCCTCTTCCGGCAGGCGGTGACGCGCACCGCTTTCGTCAACTCGATCTCGCTTGCGGGCGCCACCGCCGCTTGTCTCCTGGTGGTGACCGTGCTTGCGGCCTATATGCTGACGCGGCGGAAGGATGCGGCTTCCCGCATCATTGCGAGCCTGATCGAGATACCCTATTCGCTTCCCGGCATCGTCATGGCTGTTGCCTTCATCCTGGTCTTCGCCGCACCCATCCCGCTCCTGCACGTGTCGCTCTACGGCACGATCTGGATCATCCTGATTGCCTATTTCTCCTCCTTTTTCGCCGTCAGCCTGAAGCCGGTCGTCAGCGCCTTTCACCAGCTCGACCCGGCGCTGGAGGAGGCAGCACGGCTTTCCGGTGCCGGCTTCTTCCGGCGGCTTTTCGATATCATCGTGCCGCTGATTGCGCCGGCTGCCGGCGCTTCCGTCATCCTCGTCTTCCTGATTGCCTGCAACGAGCTGACGATTTCGGCGCTGCTCTGGTCGGCCGGCACCCAGACGCTCGGTGTCGCAATCTATAATCTCGACGATAGCGGCAGCTCCGACTTTGCCTCGGCGCTGTCGGTGCTCGTCGTCCTGATGGTGGTCGTCATGATGCTGCTCCTTGAACTCCTGGCGAAACGCCTGCCGAAAGGGGTGGTCCCATGGCGCAACTGA
- a CDS encoding ABC transporter substrate-binding protein — protein sequence MKTIVSAALVAASLFAIPASAANLVLYISQPNEDAQATVDGFMAANPDIKVDWVRDGTPKIIAKLQAEIQAGNPVADILLIADMVTLERLKEDGKLLAYKSPEAAQYDAALYDADGYYYSTKLITTGIMYNTSAGMKPTSWKDLTKPEAKGLVTMPSPLASGAALIHAQTLAAVPGLGWDFYKSLAENGAIAAGGNGAVLKSVASGEKAYGMVVDYLPIREKAKGAPVEFVFPSEGVSAVTEPVGILASSKNAEAAKKFVDYVLSEKGQEGFLKLGYIPARNGMKVPEGFPARDTIKVLPINAADALKNSDQDLKTFSGIYGSN from the coding sequence ATGAAAACGATCGTTTCCGCCGCCCTTGTCGCCGCGAGCCTCTTCGCCATCCCGGCTTCGGCCGCAAACCTCGTTCTCTATATCAGCCAGCCGAACGAAGACGCGCAGGCGACGGTCGATGGCTTCATGGCCGCCAATCCCGATATCAAGGTCGACTGGGTGCGCGACGGCACGCCGAAGATCATCGCCAAGCTTCAGGCCGAGATCCAGGCCGGCAACCCGGTCGCCGACATCCTGCTGATCGCCGACATGGTAACGCTGGAGCGCCTGAAGGAAGACGGCAAGCTGCTGGCCTACAAGTCGCCGGAGGCCGCACAGTACGACGCCGCCCTTTATGACGCCGACGGCTACTATTACTCGACCAAGCTGATCACCACCGGCATCATGTACAACACTTCGGCCGGTATGAAGCCGACAAGCTGGAAGGACCTGACCAAGCCGGAAGCCAAGGGCCTCGTCACCATGCCGAGCCCGCTCGCTTCGGGCGCGGCCCTCATCCACGCTCAGACGCTTGCCGCCGTTCCCGGCCTCGGCTGGGATTTCTACAAGTCTCTTGCCGAAAACGGTGCGATCGCCGCCGGCGGCAACGGCGCCGTCTTGAAGTCGGTTGCCTCGGGCGAAAAGGCTTACGGCATGGTCGTCGATTACCTGCCGATCCGCGAGAAGGCCAAGGGCGCTCCGGTCGAGTTCGTCTTCCCGAGCGAAGGCGTTTCGGCCGTCACCGAGCCGGTCGGCATCCTGGCGAGCAGCAAGAATGCCGAGGCCGCCAAGAAGTTCGTCGATTACGTGCTCTCTGAAAAGGGGCAGGAGGGCTTCCTGAAGCTCGGCTATATTCCGGCCCGCAACGGCATGAAGGTTCCGGAAGGCTTCCCGGCGCGCGACACCATCAAGGTCCTGCCGATCAATGCCGCAGATGCGCTCAAGAATAGCGATCAGGATCTGAAGACCTTCTCGGGCATCTACGGCTCGAACTGA
- a CDS encoding aldo/keto reductase: protein MEYRSLGRSGLKISTLTMGTMTFGGVGWAKTVGDLGVSEARKMIDICIDAGINLIDTANAYSNGECENIIGDVLSGKRPQGVLLATKARFGMGDGPNDQGLSRYHLIRECEASLKRLKTDVIDLYQVHEWDGQTPLEETMEALDTLIKQGKVRYVGCSNYSGWHIMKALGIANEHRYQRFVSQQIHYTLEARDAEYELLPISIDQGLGVLVWSPLAGGLLSGKHRRNQAAPEGTRQFAGWTEPPIRDENRLWNIVETLVAIGKERGVSAAQVALAWLIGRKAVTSVIIGGRTEAQFRDNIAAAELKLTDEERKRLDAVSLPPVIYPYWHQLNTASDRLGEADLELFGPHLER, encoded by the coding sequence ATGGAATATCGTTCGCTCGGCCGTTCCGGCCTGAAAATCTCCACATTGACCATGGGCACGATGACCTTCGGCGGCGTCGGATGGGCCAAGACCGTCGGGGACCTCGGCGTCTCCGAGGCGCGCAAGATGATCGATATCTGCATCGATGCCGGCATCAATCTCATCGACACTGCCAATGCCTATTCCAACGGCGAATGCGAAAATATCATCGGCGATGTGCTCTCCGGCAAGCGGCCACAAGGCGTGCTGCTCGCCACCAAGGCCCGTTTCGGCATGGGTGACGGTCCAAACGACCAGGGCCTGTCGCGCTACCACCTGATCCGGGAATGCGAAGCGAGCCTCAAACGCCTGAAGACCGATGTCATCGATCTCTATCAGGTGCATGAATGGGACGGCCAGACCCCGCTCGAAGAGACGATGGAAGCCTTGGACACGCTGATCAAGCAGGGCAAGGTGCGTTACGTCGGCTGCTCGAACTATTCCGGCTGGCACATCATGAAGGCGCTCGGCATCGCCAACGAGCACCGCTACCAGCGCTTCGTCAGCCAGCAGATCCACTATACCCTGGAGGCCCGCGACGCCGAATACGAGTTACTGCCGATCTCGATCGACCAGGGCCTCGGCGTGCTGGTCTGGAGCCCGCTTGCCGGCGGCCTGCTCTCGGGCAAACACCGCCGCAACCAGGCCGCGCCCGAAGGCACGCGCCAGTTCGCCGGCTGGACCGAACCGCCGATCCGCGACGAGAACCGCCTCTGGAACATCGTCGAGACGCTGGTGGCGATCGGAAAGGAACGCGGCGTCTCGGCCGCTCAAGTGGCGCTCGCCTGGCTGATCGGCCGCAAGGCGGTGACCTCGGTCATCATCGGCGGCCGCACCGAAGCCCAGTTCCGCGACAACATCGCCGCCGCCGAACTGAAGCTCACGGACGAGGAGCGCAAACGCCTCGACGCCGTCAGCCTGCCGCCGGTGATCTATCCCTACTGGCACCAGCTGAACACCGCGAGCGACAGGCTTGGTGAAGCCGATCTCGAACTGTTCGGCCCGCATCTAGAGCGATAG
- a CDS encoding aminotransferase-like domain-containing protein produces MLNWDTMFASRSSRMRASEIRELLKLLDRPDIISFAGGIPDPALFPDREFKKAYADIFDGAAVNSALQYSVSEGYKPLREWLVRQMGDLGVPCDLDNVFIVSGSQQGLDYLGKLFLSPNDTALVTWPTYLGALQAFNAYEPAYDQLTPNGNRTPESYRAAAAAAGGKVKFAYLSADFSNPTGETVDLDGRRKVLALAEELDIAVIEDAAYQSLRYDGDPIPPILALEIAEKGHINDTRTIYCGSFSKTLAPGLRVGFIVANAPVIRKLVLMKQAADLHSSTINQMAISDVADRGFDAQVAKIKAAYMKRRNCMLAALEKYMPEGTSWTKPEGGMFIWITLPEGMDGAKLLAKSLETVKVAFVPGKAFFADGSGANTCRLSFSCANEQMIEDGIGRLGALISAEIGG; encoded by the coding sequence ATGCTGAACTGGGACACCATGTTTGCATCGCGCTCGTCGCGCATGCGCGCATCCGAAATTCGCGAGCTCCTGAAGCTTCTCGACCGGCCCGACATCATCTCCTTCGCCGGCGGCATTCCGGATCCGGCGCTGTTTCCTGATCGCGAGTTCAAGAAGGCCTATGCCGATATCTTCGATGGCGCTGCCGTCAATTCCGCGCTGCAATATTCGGTCAGTGAAGGCTACAAGCCGCTGCGCGAGTGGCTGGTCCGGCAGATGGGCGATCTCGGCGTCCCCTGCGACCTCGACAATGTCTTCATCGTCTCCGGCTCGCAGCAAGGCCTCGATTATCTCGGCAAGCTGTTCCTCTCGCCGAACGATACGGCGCTGGTGACCTGGCCGACCTATCTCGGCGCATTGCAGGCCTTCAATGCCTATGAACCGGCCTACGATCAGCTGACGCCGAACGGCAACCGGACGCCTGAGTCCTACCGTGCGGCCGCAGCGGCAGCCGGCGGCAAGGTGAAGTTCGCCTATCTCTCCGCCGATTTCTCCAATCCGACCGGCGAAACGGTCGATCTCGATGGCCGCCGGAAGGTTTTAGCGCTGGCCGAAGAGCTCGACATTGCCGTCATCGAAGACGCGGCCTATCAGTCGCTACGCTACGACGGCGACCCGATCCCGCCGATCCTGGCGCTGGAGATCGCCGAAAAGGGCCATATCAACGATACGCGCACGATCTATTGCGGCAGCTTCTCGAAGACGCTGGCGCCCGGCCTTCGCGTCGGTTTCATCGTCGCCAATGCGCCTGTCATCCGCAAGCTGGTGCTGATGAAGCAGGCCGCCGACCTGCATTCCTCGACGATCAACCAAATGGCGATATCAGACGTTGCGGATCGGGGCTTTGACGCACAGGTCGCCAAGATCAAGGCCGCTTATATGAAGCGCCGCAACTGCATGCTGGCAGCACTCGAAAAATATATGCCCGAAGGCACGAGCTGGACGAAGCCGGAAGGCGGCATGTTCATCTGGATCACGCTGCCGGAAGGTATGGACGGCGCCAAGCTTTTGGCGAAATCGCTGGAAACCGTCAAGGTCGCCTTCGTCCCCGGCAAGGCCTTTTTCGCCGACGGCTCCGGCGCCAACACTTGCCGCCTCAGCTTCTCCTGCGCCAACGAGCAGATGATCGAGGATGGCATTGGTCGGCTGGGCGCACTGATCTCGGCGGAGATCGGCGGCTGA
- a CDS encoding branched-chain amino acid aminotransferase produces MTVTSASPEIKIELHKSPVSDADRIQALEAPGFGKLFTDHMVLARWTAEKGWHDAKVTPRRPLELDPASAVLHYAQEIFEGMKAYKADDGRILLFRPEENARRFAQSATRMAMPPVPEELFLKAVEELVRVDKAWIPTGDASLYLRPFMFANEAFLGVRPAQEYVFCIIASPVGAYFKGGAKAVSLWVETEYTRAAAGGTGAAKCGGNYAASLVAQAEATKKGCDQVVFLDAAEHRWVEELGGMNVFFVMNDGSVVTPPLGGTILPGITRASVIVLAEERGLRVEQRPYSFAEWQDDAASGRLVEAFACGTAAVLAGIGLVRHAGGEFLVGDGQTGKLTSELRQQLVSLQKGVTNDEHGWTRLIPA; encoded by the coding sequence ATGACCGTGACGTCGGCCTCTCCTGAAATCAAAATCGAACTCCACAAGTCTCCCGTATCGGACGCTGATCGTATTCAGGCACTGGAGGCGCCCGGCTTCGGCAAGCTCTTCACAGATCATATGGTTCTGGCACGCTGGACTGCCGAGAAGGGCTGGCACGATGCAAAGGTTACGCCCCGGCGGCCCCTGGAACTAGATCCTGCGAGCGCCGTGCTGCACTATGCTCAGGAAATCTTCGAGGGCATGAAAGCCTACAAGGCGGACGATGGCCGGATTCTGCTCTTTCGGCCTGAAGAGAACGCACGCCGCTTCGCGCAGTCGGCGACCCGCATGGCGATGCCTCCGGTGCCCGAAGAACTCTTCCTGAAGGCGGTCGAAGAACTGGTCCGCGTCGACAAGGCCTGGATACCCACAGGCGACGCTAGCCTCTACCTTCGTCCCTTCATGTTCGCCAACGAGGCGTTTCTCGGCGTTCGTCCGGCTCAGGAATATGTCTTCTGCATCATCGCCTCTCCGGTCGGAGCCTACTTCAAGGGCGGCGCAAAGGCGGTCTCCCTATGGGTCGAGACCGAATATACCCGGGCAGCCGCCGGCGGCACGGGTGCCGCAAAATGCGGCGGAAACTACGCAGCCAGCCTCGTGGCGCAAGCCGAGGCGACGAAGAAGGGTTGTGATCAGGTCGTCTTCCTTGATGCCGCAGAGCATCGCTGGGTCGAAGAACTCGGCGGCATGAACGTCTTCTTCGTGATGAACGATGGATCGGTGGTGACCCCGCCCCTTGGCGGCACGATCCTGCCGGGCATCACCCGGGCTTCCGTGATCGTGCTCGCCGAGGAAAGAGGCTTGCGCGTCGAGCAGCGTCCCTACTCGTTCGCGGAATGGCAAGACGACGCTGCCAGCGGCAGGCTCGTCGAAGCGTTCGCTTGCGGCACTGCCGCAGTCCTGGCGGGCATCGGCCTGGTTCGACATGCCGGCGGCGAGTTTCTGGTCGGAGACGGACAGACCGGCAAGTTGACCAGCGAACTGCGCCAGCAGCTCGTCAGTCTGCAGAAGGGCGTAACGAACGATGAGCATGGCTGGACACGCCTGATCCCGGCCTGA
- a CDS encoding type II toxin-antitoxin system RelE/ParE family toxin, translating to MTTYRLTRTADAILSGIDEYASLHFGEAQADAYLLDWDRIFVLLSRVPSMGDECDELGSGLRRLLHMRHVAFYREIPDGILVIDIIGADRLPERHLQSKRHSPTADPHAS from the coding sequence GTGACCACCTATAGGCTGACCCGAACCGCAGACGCCATTTTGTCGGGCATCGACGAATATGCCAGCCTGCATTTCGGCGAGGCGCAGGCGGATGCCTATCTTCTCGATTGGGACAGGATTTTCGTGCTTCTTTCGCGCGTGCCCTCCATGGGAGACGAGTGCGACGAACTTGGCTCCGGCCTCCGCCGCCTCCTCCACATGCGCCACGTCGCCTTCTACCGCGAAATACCGGACGGCATCCTCGTCATCGACATCATCGGCGCCGACCGGCTTCCCGAAAGACATCTTCAATCCAAACGACACTCCCCAACGGCCGACCCGCATGCCTCGTGA